The Drosophila gunungcola strain Sukarami chromosome 3L unlocalized genomic scaffold, Dgunungcola_SK_2 000003F, whole genome shotgun sequence genome contains a region encoding:
- the LOC128258483 gene encoding LOW QUALITY PROTEIN: E3 ubiquitin-protein ligase SHPRH (The sequence of the model RefSeq protein was modified relative to this genomic sequence to represent the inferred CDS: deleted 1 base in 1 codon) yields MDELVLCEIADEVAPECPEDPSEFRYGKRRWLFKDFLAENADEILICIESCQNARTRKLKFRAIRQDRGTWTLVVCHEPTHVRARVIEMQVAAKLLPLIFSDFNTSMEFEVTKQEQEHQRPLKTYVTTKLYDALYERHRQTNVLDEDCSQTVPERFQSQLRKYQERTVSWMLGREQQLTELPVQYTALHAVDGRSRVFKHNYCLQFFPFEEELPKISLPPGGILADEMGLGKTVEFLAMLLMNPRPQESFRNDFWHQRLEEIADNVPLKRMRQEQEVFCICTQKRGARVQCNKCRRWQHKNCMHMFSKQAEDDANHLCPSCWSELAKSGDRLVDTGATIIVSPNAIKLQWYQEMQKHIRPGLKVLLYRGLHSCSWISPLELAKYDVVLTDYVILRNEIYHTTDYKSDRQMRHQRLYMRPDCPLLMVNWWRVCLDEAQMVESNTSAAAEMVRMLPAINRWAVTGTIDDLPPLLEFVGRSDVCRPPDAWQTVEKAFQLNYKAEPLLELLEHSLWRTCKSKVEHELGIPPQTEVVHRLELSNVESLYYREEHLKCHEQFLAAVAKHTRHNADNSSCLASISPQLLRIILKPFLRIRQTCSVPVVLNSNVSSTDYLNPQDLLMRLKSNNENECKTELRSWASSYNGLASIHFLKEDFPQAIKYYKLLLKLAADYYEKNISVDSVLQIHAIYNLLQANELAGVQDKLSDQECQNYQAQMKRLEWKYLEDNTAVLQAALSCYEEKLQEVSNLEKHFEGSTVDLLATVVNHKTSLHDAMWNKVRDDFFRQNISVEKLDNVTSMAGIIYFIDLWHEKLQKLKDNLLTEFEYLKGVMSEACEAVKTGEVLSQEIINFIGSVTDCHLADILDENKDKPEKPKKQRHCRLCKTRDALNKFECLLFAKKLDEDAAMTGGLENPSMEISLIRAIFSFLRSKPAFGEWQAECENKLDLLTCLQDLVKFQIKYWIEVEYIVKSFDELEMCKMRILLTNDPEEQSNYRILPCQLTSQLHLNQYNLQESQLNFTRLCGRLKYLKHLKEDVTDKPCPICQTQDDVRYVMMVCGHFVCQHCLDSMRKKNARDGVTKCPLCRQDSPQLYYSVRPGAHKSIIGDFSTKIANIVELVLKIKAENEEEKILIFSQWQAILIQIAKALNLNGIQFRNKCSNSDFEDFKSPTRNITCLLMPLSKGSKGLNLIEATHVFLVEPILNPGDERQAIGRIHRFGQLKPTKVHRFIVNGTIEENILSLITSADDSKTLSTHWDLENMTLDSLKKLFILKEKE; encoded by the exons ATGGATGAGCTAGTTTTGTGTGAAATTGCGGATGAAGTAGCTCCAGAATGTCCGGAAGATCCATCGGAGTTCCGCTACGGCAAGAGGCGATGGCTGTTCAAAGATTTTCTCGCTGAAAACGCGGACGAGATTCTGATTTGTATCGAAAGTT gCCAAAATGCTCGGACGAGGAAGCTCAAGTTCAGGGCAATCCGTCAGGACAGGGGCACCTGGACCTTGGTGGTCTGCCACGAACCGACTCACGTTCGAGCCCGGGTCATCGAAATGCAAGTTGCTGCTAAATTGCTACCCCTGATATTCAGTGACTTCAACACCAGCATGGAGTTCGAGGTGACcaagcaggagcaggagcaccAGCGGCCTCTGAAGACCTATGTCACTACCAAGCTGTACGATGCCCTCTACGAAAGGCATCGCCAAACGAATGTTCTGGATGAG GACTGCAGCCAAACAGTTCCCGAAAGATTTCAATCGCAGCTTCGGAAGTACCAGGAGCGCACAGTTTCCTGGATGTTGGGACGGGAGCAGCAGCTCACGGAACTTCCAGTCCAATATACAGCGCTACATGCCGTAGATGGCAGGAGTCGCGTCTTTAAGCACAATTACTGCCTGCAGTTTTTCCCCTTTGAGGAGGAGCTGCCCAAGATCTCACTCCCGCCCGGCGGAATCTTGGCTGACGAGATGGGTCTGGGCAAGACCGTAGAGTTCCTGGCCATGCTGCTAATGAATCCCAGGCCGCAGGAGTCCTTCAGGAACGACTTCTGGCACCAACGCCTGGAGGAGATCGCCGACAACGTGCCGCTGAAGCGGATGCGCCAAGAACAGGAGGTTTTCTGCATCTGCACTCAAAAACGCGGCGCCAGGGTGCAGTGCAACAAGTGCCGCCGCTGGCAGCACAAAAACTGTATGCACATGTTTTCCAAGCAAGCCGAGGATGACGCAAACCATCTGTGCCCAAGCTGCTGGTCCGAGTTGGCCAAATCCGGCGACAGGCTGGTGGATACCGGAGCCACCATCATAGTCTCGCCAAACGCCATCAAGTTGCAGTGGTACCAGGAGATGCAGAAGCACATTAGGCCGGGTCTGAAAGTGCTCCTCTATCGCGGCTTGCACTCCTGCTCCTGGATCAGTCCCCTCGAGCTGGCCAAGTACGATGTTGTGCTCACCGACTATGTGATACTGCGTAACGAGATATACCACACGACGGACTATAAGTCCGACCGTCAGATGCGCCACCAAAGGTTGTACATGCGACCGGACTGTCCACTCTTAATGGTCAACTGGTGGCGCGTTTGCCTGGACGAGGCACAG ATGGTCGAAAGCAACACTTCGGCGGCTGCGGAGATGGTAAGGATGTTGCCGGCCATCAACCGCTGGGCTGTCACTGGCACAATTGATGACTTGCCGCCGCTGCTGGAGTTTGTGGGCCGGTCAGATGTTTGTAGGCCACCGGATGCATGGCAAACCGTGGAAAAGGCCTTTCAGCTGAACTACAAGGCCGAACCGCTATTGGAACTGCTAGAGCACAGTCTGTGGCGTACCTGCAAGTCCAAGGTGGAGCACGAATTGGGGATTCCACCGCAAACTGAGGTGGTGCATCGCCTCGAGCTGAGCAACGTGGAGTCGCTCTACTATCGGGAGGAGCACCTGAAGTGTCACGAACAATTTCTTGCTGCAGTGGCCAAGCACACGCGCCACAACGCAGACAACAGCTCCTGCCTGGCGTCCATCTCGCCGCAGCTGCTGCGTATCATCCTGAAGCCTTTTCTCCGCATCCGCCAAACGTGCTCCGTACCCGTGGTGCTCAATAGCAATGTGTCCAGCACCGACTACCTAAATCCGCAGGATCTGCTGATGCGTCTTAAGTCCAACAATGAGAATGAGTGCAAGACAGAGCTGCGAAGTTGGGCTTCCTCCTACAACGGACTGGCTTCTATTCACTTTTTAAAGGAGGATTTCCCTCAGGCCATCAAGTATTACAAGCTTCTGTTGAAGCTGGCTGCAGACTATTATGAGAAGAACATATC TGTGGACAGTGTGCTTCAGATTCACGCTATTTATAACCTTCTCCAAGCCAATGAGCTAGCTGGCGTTCAAGACAAGTTATCCGACCAGGAATGCCAGAACTACCAAGCGCAAATGAAGCGACTGGAGTGGAAGTATTTGGAGGACAATACAGCCGTGCTTCAAGCCGCTCTCAGTTGTTACGAGGAGAAACTCCAAGAAGTTTCCAACCTGGAGAAACACTTCGAGGGCAGCACTGTGGATTTGCTAGCCACAGTGGTGAATCACAAAACTTCTCTGCACGATGCTATGTGGAACAAGGTCCGAGATGACTTTTTTCGTCAAAACATCTCTGTGGAAAAGCTCGATAATGTCACATCTATGGCcggaattatttattttattgatctATGGCATGAAAAGCTTCAAAAGTTAAAAGACAATTTGCTTACTGAGTTTGAATACCTCAAGGGAGTTATGAGCGAAGCTTGTGAGGCTGTCAAAACGGGCGAAGTCCTCTCGCAGGAGATAATTAACTTTATAGGAAGCGTTACTGATTGTCATTTGGCTGATATTTTG GACGAAAATAAGGATAAGCCGGAAAAACCCAAGAAGCAGCGCCATTGTCGCTTGTGCAAAACCCGCGATGCCTTGAATAAGTTTGAGTGTCTTCTGTTTGCTAAAAAGCTGGACGAAGATGCTGCGATGACTGGGGGCCTCGAAAACCCCAGTATGGAGATAAGTCTCATTCGAG CTATATTTTCCTTCCTACGTTCCAAGCCGGCGTTTGGTGAATGGCAGGCAGAGTGCGAGAACAAACTGGACCTGCTGACCTGTCTACAGGATCTAgttaagtttcaaattaaatattggaTCGAGGTGGAGTACATTGTCAAGTCTTTTGACGAACTGGAGATGTGCAAGATGCGCATCCTGCTTACCAACGATCCCGAGGAGCAGTCTAACTACCGCATACTGCCGTGTCAACTGACCAGTCAACTGCATCTTAATCAGTACAATTTGCAAGAGTCCCAGTTAAATTTCACACGTCTGTGCGGTCGGCTGAAGTACCTGAAGCATCTGAAAGAGGATGTCACTGACAAGCCCTGTCCTATCTGCCAGACGCAGGATGATGTGAGG TATGTGATGATGGTATGTGGGCATTTTGTGTGCCAGCACTGCCTGGATAGCATGAGGAAAAAGAATGCCCGAGATGGAGTCACCAAGTGTCCACTTTGTCGCCAGGATTCGCCACA GTTGTACTACTCGGTACGTCCCGGGGCACACAAGTCCATAATTGGAGACTTCTCcacaaaaattgcaaatattgTGGAACTCGTGCTGAAGATCAAGGCCGAAAATGAAGAGGAAAAGATCTTAATATTCTCACAATGGCAGGCGATACTCATTCAAATTGCTAAAGCCTTAAATCTTAACGGAATCCAATTTCGCAACAAGTGCAGCAACTCGGATTTTGAAGATTTCAAG AGTCCCACTCGAAATATAACATGCCTACTGATGCCCCTTTCTAAAGGCTCCAAGGGCTTAAACCTGATAGAAGCCACACATGTTTTCCTGGTGGAGCCAATCCTTAATCCCGGTGACGAACGCCAGGCCATTGGCCGAATTCATAGATTTGGACAGTTGAA ACCTACGAAGGTGCATCGTTTCATTGTTAATGGAACAATAGAGGAGAATATTCTGTCGCTCATAACTTCAGCTGATGACTCGAAGACTCTGTCAACTCATTGGGATCTGGAGAACATGACGCTCGACAGCCTCAAGAAGCTATTTATACTCAAGGAGAAAGAGTAG
- the LOC128258487 gene encoding LOW QUALITY PROTEIN: zinc finger protein 420 (The sequence of the model RefSeq protein was modified relative to this genomic sequence to represent the inferred CDS: inserted 2 bases in 1 codon) yields the protein MEEEAAQYSVHAVCRICLNRLPENGGKPGSFDLFLIPGLAKKLCVCTSLSVEQSDGFPKSLCTLCFNRLDDLHEFQKLCVDSVQKFQDMVARNVFCSPASSQIKTFDVLNVAGNEADLAGQEEEDRINFDPLLDHKMELIENEEDVFKMLEHVDKEAEQVEKEVKQDEMDAADLMTIFGADSSEESDEEFEQGVDFEPNSSDGDDDVPLAQRLRENTRVKPKPKRLLIKEEEQEFLSHSEEEQEQEQEEEERGRGRGEDEDQAXRRIPPGERHLHRIIDCHICHQKFKKAIRYEEHMKHHNDLLPFQCKVETCRKGFTTAGGLRLHIDHAHTELSEVHSCSVDGCGKSFPRIRLLTFHMKKMHGISKAAAPPRDYPCSECDKVFRCPMALKKHMYKHDGKELPFPCNICGKRFVINSALKDHLMRHAGIKNYVCPYCGVGKTTRQEWNTHILTHTQEKKFKCHICEHASHNKQSLANHIKIVHEKIKNYACQYCGKTFGKSHACKIHEMTHTGEKRCECKVCGKKFLYPKSLTKHLKTHEKRVLRAIETYRQRQVEMGESPGDQVDNPPAPPVEGVSIEPIMTQNAADELLKVCAESVATIPKDPRRVQRVDLAQLAGTAVNPIPSVSVPSWSPQVNFTKKEGKHICPGCGQGFNNIGNMKRHYKIIHEKVKDFACRFCPKRFAKAQTLRHHEWIHTGEKPFECKTCGTHFRQETALKRHQRTHENRPPVISPKFYAAREELEEQERSKREAKRQADAKRHEIAEAAKEQLSSLHKLESSDRNLHSYDEYQEAAAERAAASAELQAQQFEEYEMKRRADEERRKIKEAAYEQLQRLQHQQEVDKAQSSYDGYYAQKAHADGTSLDALKLDHV from the exons ATGGAGGAGGAGGCCGCCCAGTACTCGGTGCACGCAGTGTGTCGCATCTGCCTGAATCGCCTCCCGGAGAACGGCGGCAAACCGGGGTCCTTCGACCTGTTCCTGATCCCCGGACTGGCCAAAAAGCTGTGCGTGTGCACCTCGTTGTCCGTGGAGCAGTCGGATGGATTCCCCAAGAGCCTGTGCACGCTGTGCTTCAACCGACTGGACGACCTGCACGAGTTCCAGAAGCTGTGTGTCGACTCGGTGCAGAAGTTCCAGGACATGGTGGCCAGGAATGTCTTCTGCTCGCCCGCCAGCTCGCAAATCAAAACCTTCGATGTGCTCAACGTGGCCGGGAACGAGGCTGATTTGGCGGgccaggaggaggaggatcgCATCAACTTTGATCCGCTGCTGGATCACAAAATGGAGCTGATCGAGAACGAGGAGGATGTCTTCAAGATGCTGGAGCACGTGGACAAGGAGGCCGAGCAGGTGGAGAAGGAGGTGAAACAGGACGAAATGGATGCCGCCGACCTGATGACCATTTTCGGGGCTGATTCCTCGGAGGAGAGCGACGAAGAGTTCGAGCAAGGAGTGGACTTTGAGCCCAACAGCAGCGATGGCGATGATGATGTGCCTCTGGCCCAGCGCTTAAGGGAAAATACCAGGGTGAAGCCCAAACCCAAGCGACTTCTTATCAAGGAAGAGGAGCAGGAGTTCCTCTCACACtccgaggaggagcaggagcaggagcaggaggaggaggaacgaggaaggggaaggggagAAGACGAAGACCAGGC CAGGAGGATTCCGCCCGGTGAACGCCACCTGCACCGCATCATCGACTGCCACATCTGCCACCAGAAGTTTAAGAAGGCCATCCGCTACGAGGAGCACATGAAGCACCACAACGATCTCCTGCCCTTCCAGTGCAAAGTGGAGACCTGCAGGAAAG GTTTTACCACCGCTGGCGGATTGAGGCTTCACATCGACCACGCCCACACGGAGCTATCCGAGGTGCACTCCTGCAGTGTCGATGGCTGCGGCAAGTCATTCCCGCGCATTCGCCTGCTCACGTTCCACATGAAGAAGATGCACGGCATCTCCAAGGCGGCGGCACCGCCACGGGATTACCCCTGCTCCGAGTGCGATAAGGTCTTCCGCTGTCCCATGGCGCTCAAGAAGCACATGTACAAGCACGACGGCAAGGAGCTGCCGTTCCCTTGCAACATATGTGGCAAGCGTTTCGTGATCAACAGTGCTTTAAAGGATCATCTAATGAGGCACGCGGGCATTAAGAACTACGTGTGTCCGTATTGTGGTGTGGGAAAAACCACTAGGCAGGAGTGGAACACGCACATCCTGACACACACGCAGGAGAAGAAGTTCAAGTGTCACATATGCGAACACGCCTCGCACAACAAGCAAAGTCTGGCCAACCACATTAAGATCGTCCACGAGAAGATCAAGAACTATGCGTGCCAGTACTGCGGGAAGACCTTCGGAAAATCGCATGCCTGCAAGATTCACGAGATGACGCATACAGGAGAAAAACGCTGCGAGTGCAAG GTTTGTGGCAAAAAGTTTCTCTATCCCAAGAGCCTGACCAAACACCTAAAAACACACGAGAAGCGGGTGTTACGGGCAATCGAGACGTATCGTCAGCGGCAGGTGGAGATGGGTGAGTCACCTGGCGACCAGGTGGACAATCCTCCAGCGCCACCTGTGGAGGGCGTGTCCATCGAGCCGATCATGACCCAAAACGCCGCCGACGAATTGCTCAAGGTGTGCGCCGAGTCCGTGGCCACCATACCCAAAGATCCACGCCGAGTGCAACGGGTGGACCTGGCCCAATTGGCAGGCACCGCAGTGAATCCCATACCCTCGGTTTCAGTGCCCTCTTGGTCGCCGCAGGTGAACTTCACCAAGAAGGAGGGCAAGCATATCTGCCCTGGGTGTGGACAGGGATTTAACAACATTGGGAACATGAAGCGCCACTACAAGATCATCCACGAGAAGGTCAAGGACTTTGCCTGCCGCTTCTGCCCGAAGAGATTTGCGAAGGCCCAGACGCTGCGGCACCATGAGTGGATTCACACCGGGGAGAAACCATTCGAGTGCAAGACCTGCGGCACCCATTTCCGTCAGGAGACGGCACTGAAGCGCCACCAGCGCACCCACGAGAACCGTCCGCCCGTGATCTCGCCCAAGTTCTATGCCGCTcgcgaggagctggaggagcaggagcgcAGCAAGCGGGAGGCCAAGCGTCAGGCGGATGCCAAGCGTCACGAGATTGCCGAGGCGGCCAAGGAGCAGCTTTCCTCGCTGCACAAGCTGGAGAGCAGCGATCGCAACCTGCACTCCTACGATGAGTACcaggaggcggcggcggagcGAGCAGCTGCATCCGCGGAACTCCAGGCCCAGCAATTCGAAGAGTACGAGATGAAGCGGCGGGCGGACGAGGAGCGGCGCAAGATCAAGGAGGCTGCCTATGAGCAACTGCAGCGGCTGCAGCATCAGCAGGAGGTTGACAAAGCGCAGAGCTCCTACGATGGCTACTACGCACAGAAGGCTCATGCCGATGGCACCAGTTTGGACGCTTTGAAACTCGACCATGTCTGA